Proteins from a single region of Belliella baltica DSM 15883:
- a CDS encoding DUF4231 domain-containing protein: MEAHKIKYPALFTSSDNYSIKAQDNFKNLNKWTLVALVVATVLTSLTQENWAIWTSTALILVSAILSTLMLVLKFEKGWYEGRAVAESIKTLCWKFMTGARPFSIDLNETKAQNLLIENFKKVIGHRKDFFTLIGSDFAENEQLPVELMNIRKLSKDERISIYKTERLEKQKKWYTDKTTENKKWTKISFAVIILAQVLAVISLILKIKFEFEFSIAPILVTISTAFIAWLQLRRYQELSQSYLITATELSLIKSKINQVDTESDFSEFVDDSETAISREHTLWLARRDNIELFK; the protein is encoded by the coding sequence ATGGAAGCTCATAAAATAAAATATCCTGCACTTTTTACGAGTTCCGACAACTACTCCATAAAGGCTCAAGATAATTTCAAAAATCTAAACAAGTGGACTCTTGTTGCTCTTGTAGTGGCAACAGTACTTACCTCATTAACTCAAGAAAATTGGGCAATTTGGACATCAACAGCCCTAATCCTCGTTTCTGCTATTCTGAGTACACTAATGTTGGTATTGAAATTTGAGAAAGGATGGTATGAAGGACGCGCTGTTGCTGAAAGCATAAAAACATTGTGTTGGAAGTTTATGACAGGTGCAAGGCCATTTTCAATTGACCTAAACGAAACAAAAGCCCAAAATCTCCTGATTGAAAATTTCAAAAAAGTAATAGGCCATAGAAAGGACTTTTTCACTCTCATAGGTAGTGATTTTGCAGAAAATGAGCAATTACCAGTTGAACTTATGAATATTCGTAAACTGTCAAAAGATGAACGAATTAGTATTTACAAAACAGAACGACTTGAAAAACAAAAAAAATGGTACACAGATAAGACAACGGAAAATAAAAAATGGACCAAAATCAGTTTTGCTGTAATCATATTAGCACAAGTATTGGCTGTAATCTCATTAATCCTGAAAATAAAGTTTGAATTTGAGTTTTCAATAGCACCAATTTTAGTAACAATATCAACTGCCTTTATCGCTTGGCTTCAACTAAGAAGATATCAAGAATTGAGTCAATCTTACTTGATAACTGCAACAGAGTTAAGTCTAATAAAGTCAAAAATTAACCAAGTGGACACCGAAAGTGACTTTTCGGAATTTGTAGACGACTCTGAAACAGCTATATCAAGAGAGCATACTTTGTGGCTAGCAAGACGAGATAATATTGAACTATTTAAATAA
- a CDS encoding phospholipase D-like domain-containing protein, whose product MRVEFLGHGLHKDHTNTVGHYMIDSFKNDDYYSFVGFSAFTKMSGINRIKEELLEASKKFQSLKFYLGIVRKGTSREALQFLIDNNIETWIFCTEDQIMFHPKIYFFQGKHNYRFITGSSNLTSFGLFENIEASTFFEFSKTNQQGKKLVRQFEEYFEPILNGTDNNVQKLTQEVLKDLEDSGFIWPESKTNAEYEFVKSNKKAFAKRKKSKFDKGSLGKIESKPPSNNNDSDYIPVITQDYLNSWPDFFELFKEFKKENKDKGDKYSVVVPRDYKNPSLYNWYLKQKIYFKNKTLPPEHEELLKKEHFYFGDAHKLWQEWKDSTKLKLLQEAVDEGENIGLSQRYEYKGVRLGTWIQGIKKANKSGKKLDVMEKINEIFDLSSKSRTPVDTANRFINDLLEAENPEKASFQNRFNHSIRDRIDELPDEVQQDIVDVWFLVFEEERPLGRIRTRQKDRTDEWKAFRYNNAINPEGVWFSTYSAMGDLYSWVRQKREVKSRMDLVKKNFNEQEKSELRREGFPI is encoded by the coding sequence ATGAGAGTAGAATTTCTAGGACACGGACTTCATAAAGACCATACCAACACGGTTGGTCATTATATGATTGACTCCTTTAAAAATGACGACTACTACTCTTTTGTTGGCTTCTCTGCATTTACGAAAATGTCAGGAATTAACCGAATTAAGGAAGAACTACTTGAAGCTTCTAAAAAATTTCAGTCGTTAAAGTTCTACCTAGGAATTGTCAGAAAAGGTACTTCAAGAGAAGCTCTTCAATTTTTAATCGACAACAATATTGAAACTTGGATTTTCTGTACAGAAGACCAAATAATGTTTCACCCAAAAATTTATTTTTTTCAAGGCAAACACAATTACCGCTTTATTACAGGCTCTTCCAACTTGACAAGTTTTGGACTCTTTGAAAATATAGAAGCTTCTACCTTTTTTGAGTTTTCTAAGACTAATCAGCAAGGGAAAAAACTAGTCAGACAATTTGAAGAATATTTCGAGCCAATTCTGAACGGTACAGATAACAACGTACAGAAACTCACACAAGAAGTTTTAAAAGACTTGGAAGATTCAGGCTTTATATGGCCCGAATCAAAAACAAATGCTGAATATGAATTTGTAAAGTCAAATAAAAAAGCCTTTGCTAAAAGAAAGAAATCTAAGTTTGATAAAGGCTCATTAGGTAAAATTGAATCAAAACCGCCCTCAAACAATAATGATTCTGACTATATACCTGTGATAACACAGGATTACTTAAACTCTTGGCCTGATTTTTTTGAGCTATTTAAGGAGTTCAAAAAAGAGAATAAGGACAAAGGAGATAAATATAGTGTGGTCGTTCCAAGAGATTATAAAAATCCGTCCTTATATAATTGGTACTTAAAACAAAAGATTTACTTCAAAAATAAAACTCTACCACCTGAACACGAAGAACTACTCAAAAAAGAACATTTCTATTTCGGTGATGCTCATAAACTATGGCAAGAATGGAAAGACAGCACTAAACTAAAGTTGCTACAAGAAGCGGTTGACGAAGGCGAAAATATTGGACTTAGTCAGCGATACGAGTATAAAGGTGTCCGACTTGGAACTTGGATTCAAGGAATTAAAAAAGCCAATAAATCAGGCAAGAAATTAGACGTGATGGAGAAAATCAATGAGATTTTCGATTTATCTTCTAAAAGCCGGACTCCAGTTGACACAGCGAATAGGTTTATAAATGACCTTCTAGAAGCTGAAAACCCTGAAAAAGCTTCTTTTCAAAATAGATTCAATCACTCAATAAGAGATAGAATTGACGAGCTACCAGACGAAGTACAACAAGACATAGTTGATGTTTGGTTTCTAGTTTTTGAAGAAGAACGCCCGCTTGGACGTATTAGGACAAGACAAAAAGACCGAACTGACGAATGGAAAGCTTTTAGATACAACAATGCTATAAACCCAGAAGGTGTTTGGTTTTCAACATACTCAGCTATGGGAGATTTATACAGTTGGGTAAGACAAAAAAGAGAAGTGAAGTCTAGAATGGACTTGGTAAAAAAGAACTTTAACGAACAAGAAAAAAGTGAACTACGGAGAGAAGGATTTCCGATTTGA
- a CDS encoding amidohydrolase family protein, with amino-acid sequence MAKKLKMKVAWGTDFLFEPSLMDTQNDYIVMLQKWFTPFEILKMVTHDNAQLLALSGLRSPYQGKLGVIEEGALADMVLIDGTPLEDIEIIAQYQDKFTVIIKDGKIIKNDLE; translated from the coding sequence ATGGCAAAAAAGTTGAAAATGAAAGTTGCCTGGGGAACTGATTTCCTTTTCGAGCCTTCACTGATGGACACTCAAAATGATTATATTGTTATGTTGCAAAAGTGGTTTACTCCATTTGAAATCTTAAAAATGGTAACACATGATAACGCACAATTATTAGCATTATCGGGATTAAGAAGTCCCTATCAAGGAAAATTAGGGGTAATTGAAGAAGGCGCACTAGCTGATATGGTTTTGATCGATGGAACCCCCCTTGAGGACATTGAAATTATAGCGCAATATCAAGATAAGTTTACTGTGATTATTAAAGATGGTAAGATCATTAAAAATGATTTAGAATAA
- a CDS encoding group II intron maturase-specific domain-containing protein: protein MQMISAFTPSQRRKPEKVGNEIYLFLKEKLRLPINREKSGIRRPSNFEMLGHAFVPTYQKGVKGKYQLVVKKNSWDSLKRKLKQITKKTKPYSFEERLKKMAEVWRGWVNNYRLASISAKLKSLDEWLRNRLRYCIWSR from the coding sequence ATGCAGATGATTTCAGCATTTACACCAAGTCAAAGAAGGAAGCCAGAAAAAGTGGGTAACGAGATCTACCTTTTTCTAAAGGAAAAACTCAGACTTCCCATAAACAGGGAGAAAAGCGGCATCCGAAGACCGTCCAATTTTGAAATGTTGGGTCATGCATTTGTTCCAACCTACCAAAAAGGAGTCAAAGGAAAATATCAGTTGGTGGTGAAGAAAAACAGCTGGGACTCACTGAAACGTAAGCTCAAGCAGATCACCAAGAAAACCAAACCCTACAGTTTTGAGGAAAGACTCAAAAAGATGGCAGAGGTATGGCGGGGATGGGTAAACAATTACCGTCTTGCCAGTATCTCCGCAAAGCTGAAATCACTCGACGAGTGGCTGAGAAACCGACTTCGATACTGTATTTGGTCCCGATAG
- a CDS encoding dienelactone hydrolase family protein: MKPIKKEDISQDVFDIYDEYVHSKIDRRQFVERLSLYTAGGFTVSALMNFLMPNYVEAKRFHLEDKRFDAEYITYNSPKGAGEMKALLTKPAGMTGKLPGIVVVHENRGLNPYIEDVAHQCALDGFIAIAPDALTPFGGYPGTDEEGRTMQAKRTRDEMLEDFIAAYETLKNHPDCDGNIGVVGFCFGGWISNMMAVRVPGLKAAVPYYGGQPTAEEVPAISAPLQIHFAELDTRVNAGWEAYKAALDANGKSYEVHFYEGLNHGFHNHSTPRYDEAGAKLAWERTVKFFREKLV; this comes from the coding sequence ATGAAACCCATTAAGAAAGAAGATATTAGCCAAGATGTATTTGACATTTATGATGAGTATGTTCATAGTAAAATTGATAGAAGACAGTTTGTAGAAAGGCTTTCTTTATATACTGCAGGAGGTTTTACAGTTTCTGCTTTGATGAATTTTTTGATGCCAAATTACGTGGAGGCAAAAAGATTCCATCTTGAGGATAAGCGTTTTGATGCGGAGTATATCACATACAATTCTCCAAAAGGAGCTGGAGAAATGAAAGCTTTGCTTACCAAACCAGCTGGAATGACAGGGAAATTACCAGGAATTGTCGTAGTTCATGAAAACAGAGGATTGAACCCATACATAGAAGATGTAGCCCATCAGTGCGCTTTAGATGGCTTTATTGCAATTGCTCCAGATGCTTTGACGCCTTTTGGTGGTTACCCAGGCACAGATGAGGAAGGAAGAACTATGCAAGCAAAGAGAACCAGAGACGAGATGTTGGAAGATTTCATTGCAGCTTATGAAACCTTGAAAAATCATCCGGACTGTGATGGAAATATTGGAGTAGTTGGGTTTTGCTTTGGTGGCTGGATATCCAATATGATGGCTGTTCGTGTTCCTGGACTCAAAGCAGCCGTTCCCTATTATGGAGGGCAGCCAACAGCAGAAGAAGTCCCTGCGATTAGTGCTCCTTTGCAAATCCACTTTGCTGAATTAGATACACGGGTAAATGCAGGCTGGGAAGCTTATAAAGCAGCATTAGACGCCAATGGTAAATCTTATGAAGTACACTTTTACGAAGGATTAAATCATGGTTTCCACAACCACTCTACCCCAAGATATGATGAAGCAGGAGCAAAATTGGCTTGGGAAAGAACAGTGAAATTTTTCAGAGAAAAGCTAGTGTAG
- a CDS encoding reverse transcriptase domain-containing protein, translated as MIEKVLNRKNLYKAYRQVVRNKGSAGVDGMKVTELLSFLESNRDRIATSILNHSYVPKPIKGVEIPKSNGKTRLLGVPTVVDRWLQQALSQVLMTKYELTFEEHSYGFRPEKNIHKAVTQALKNINDGYQDIVDIDLKGFFDEVDHSVLLQLIYQRVKCPTTLRLIRKWLRAPIQINGKLHRRRKGVPQGSPLSPLLSNILLDLLDKELERRNLKYVRYADDFSIYTKSKKEARKSG; from the coding sequence ATGATAGAAAAAGTACTCAACCGTAAGAACCTTTACAAAGCATACCGACAGGTGGTGCGGAACAAGGGTTCGGCAGGGGTGGACGGCATGAAGGTCACCGAACTGCTTTCCTTTCTGGAAAGCAACAGGGATAGGATTGCCACATCCATCCTCAACCACAGTTATGTACCCAAACCTATCAAAGGGGTCGAGATACCCAAGAGTAACGGAAAGACAAGATTGCTCGGAGTTCCCACAGTAGTGGACAGATGGCTCCAACAGGCGTTAAGCCAAGTGCTGATGACTAAATACGAACTTACGTTCGAGGAACACAGCTACGGCTTCCGTCCCGAAAAGAACATCCATAAGGCGGTAACACAAGCCCTGAAAAACATCAATGATGGCTATCAGGATATTGTGGACATCGACCTTAAGGGATTCTTTGACGAGGTTGACCACTCGGTTCTACTTCAATTGATCTACCAACGGGTAAAATGTCCGACTACCCTAAGGCTTATCAGAAAGTGGCTGCGTGCACCAATCCAGATCAACGGAAAACTGCACAGGCGTAGAAAAGGCGTTCCGCAAGGATCGCCACTCAGCCCACTACTGTCCAACATCCTTCTGGACTTATTGGACAAGGAACTGGAACGGAGAAACCTGAAATACGTCCGATATGCAGATGATTTCAGCATTTACACCAAGTCAAAGAAGGAAGCCAGAAAAAGTGGGTAA
- a CDS encoding TIR domain-containing protein, whose protein sequence is MGYRNKTYIVFDGDNDIWAYRFMKGWKANKNIDFDFHDAHDINRLTSIARSEQYIKGKLKERFKSAKQIIVLIGDSTKNLYRYIRWELEVAQGLDLPIIAVNLNNFRAQDNDRVPPIIRDEYVVHIPFKLAIIKYALDNFPAEFKSRKATDTGPRVYSESIYKNLGL, encoded by the coding sequence ATGGGATATAGAAACAAAACATATATAGTCTTTGACGGAGACAATGATATTTGGGCTTATCGGTTTATGAAAGGTTGGAAAGCCAATAAGAATATTGATTTTGACTTTCATGATGCCCATGACATAAATAGATTGACAAGCATTGCTCGAAGCGAACAGTATATAAAGGGAAAGCTTAAGGAAAGATTTAAAAGTGCTAAACAAATTATAGTTCTTATAGGTGACAGCACCAAAAACCTTTATCGATATATACGTTGGGAATTAGAAGTTGCACAAGGATTGGATTTACCAATAATCGCTGTAAATCTTAACAATTTTAGAGCTCAAGATAATGACAGAGTACCGCCAATTATCAGAGACGAGTACGTGGTTCATATTCCGTTTAAATTAGCAATTATCAAATATGCTTTAGACAATTTTCCTGCTGAATTCAAAAGTCGAAAAGCTACGGACACAGGCCCTAGAGTTTATTCAGAAAGCATTTATAAAAACCTTGGTCTTTAA
- a CDS encoding tyrosine-type recombinase/integrase — translation MGKNSEIFQRKASVEIGKFNKEYILSRGYSSSYQNQVVNGIKLFFQNRSGIKFNPEIVYRPKREKLLPNVLSKEEIKSILDSHQNLKHRAMLCLIYSCGLRRGELLNLKIMDIDSKRNILIIRCTKGLDQIKSPLDGLDI, via the coding sequence TTGGGAAAGAACAGTGAAATTTTTCAGAGAAAAGCTAGTGTAGAGATTGGAAAATTTAATAAAGAATATATTTTATCTAGAGGCTATTCTTCTTCCTATCAAAACCAAGTGGTGAATGGTATCAAATTATTTTTTCAAAACAGAAGTGGTATCAAATTCAATCCAGAAATAGTCTATAGGCCAAAAAGAGAGAAATTATTGCCCAATGTGTTGAGTAAAGAGGAAATTAAAAGCATATTAGATAGCCATCAGAATCTTAAACACAGGGCGATGCTTTGTCTCATATATTCCTGTGGACTTCGAAGGGGTGAGTTATTGAATTTAAAAATAATGGATATCGATAGTAAGAGAAATATTTTAATTATTAGGTGCACCAAAGGGTTAGATCAAATTAAAAGTCCTTTAGATGGATTGGATATTTAG